From Xiphophorus hellerii strain 12219 chromosome 9, Xiphophorus_hellerii-4.1, whole genome shotgun sequence, a single genomic window includes:
- the LOC116725904 gene encoding zinc finger BED domain-containing protein 1-like — protein sequence MIVKDTQPFTIVDDVGFRTFVSYLDPNYVLPTRQALKAMVEAKYESAKEHAMAKVEKVAAVSLTSDMWTSINMDAYLAVTCHFVEENEKLSSVLLGVQAFPQSHTAENIACVKASLMEEWGISGKVTCMVTDGAPNMVACVRELKLRHHICVAHTLNLVVKRALDQHPVLSGLRAKARKLVDYFRSSTTVKVCSFLLFQYIMLIVCLYSYCSDLMAYSSVSLKEKLTQVQLQLGMQATKLMQEVETRWNSTYLMLQRLVELREPVGAALAGLHTDIPFFTASEFDIVVACLSLLSPFYDATTELSAEEHMSASKVIPLLKMIEKALQEEDTKSAPAVAVEIGEQLIRQLREKLHMLQSMSILSLATLLDPRFKLIAFFSNTKAAEAVKRLTSECATVIRRNTEENTHEIPQASTSQEFTGGSRLWQRLDTSVMEAKRTQNVSADATVEVQRYLSEANISRLENPLEYWANHRLEK from the exons ATGATAGTGAAGGATACCCAGCCTTTCACTATTGTGGATGACGTTGGATTCAGGACATTTGTGTCTTACCTGGATCCCAATTATGTTCTCCCTACAAGGCAG GCTCTGAAGGCCATGGTGGAGGCCAAATATGAGTCTGCTAAGGAGCACGCTATGGCTAAAGTAGAGAAGGTGGCTGCTGTTAGCCTTACATCAGATATGTGGACATCCATCAACATGGATGCCTACCTGGCAGTGACATGCCACTTTGTGGAGGAGAACGAAAAGCTGAGCTCAGTGTTGTTGGGAGTGCAGGCATTCCCCCAGTCTCACACTGCTGAAAATATTGCTTGTGTGAAAGCCTCCCTGATGGAGGAATGGGGAATCTCAGGCAAGGTGACATGCATGGTCACCGATGGTGCTCCTAACATGGTGGCATGCGTGAGAGAGCTGAAGCTTCGCCACCACATTTGTGTTGCTCACACCCTCAATCTTGTTGTGAAGAGGGCGCTTGACCAGCACCCTGTGCTCTCAGGCCTCCGGGCCAAAGCAAGGAAGCTGGTTGACTACTTTAGAAGCAGCACCACTGTTAAGGTatgctcttttcttttattccaatATATAATGTTAATAGTTTGTCTGTACTCCTACTGCAGTGACTTAATGGCCTACTCTTCTGTATCTTTAAAGGAGAAGCTTACACAAGTGCAGCTTCAGCTGGGCATGCAAGCAACCAAGCTGATGCAGGAGgtggaaacaagatggaacAGCACCTACTTGATGCTGCAACGTCTGGTGGAGTTGAGGGAGCCAGTAGGAGCGGCATTGGCTGGATTACACACTGACATTCCCTTTTTCACTGCCAGTGAGTTTGACATTGTTGTAGCGTGCCTTTCTTTACTCTCTCCTTTCTATGACGCCACCACGGAGCTCTCTGCAGAAGAACACATGTCAGCATCAAAAGTTATCCCCCTCCTGAAGATGATAGAGAAAGCCCTTCAGGAGGAAGACACCAAGTCGGCACCTGCAGTAGCAGTGGAAATAGGAGAGCAGCTCATCAGACAGCTCAGGGAGAAGCTGCACATGCTCCAGTCAATGAGCATCTTGTCGCTGGCTACACTCCTGGACCCACGATTTAAACTTATAGCATTTTTCAGCAACACAAAAGCTGCTGAAGCAGTGAAGCGCTTGACTTCAGAGTGTGCCACCGTCATCCGACGGAACACAGAAGAGAACACTCACGAGATTCCCCAGGCTTCCACCTCTCAAGAATTCACTGGAG GTAGCAGACTTTGGCAAAGATTGGACACTAGTGTCATGGAGGCAAAGAGGACTCAAAATGTGTCAGCAGATGCCACCGTAGAGGTCCAGCGTTACCTGTCAGAGGCAAACATAAGCAGGCTGGAGAACCCCCTGGAGTACTGGGCTAATCATCG GCTGGAGaagtag
- the ddx10 gene encoding probable ATP-dependent RNA helicase DDX10 encodes MKEKNKSSSRKKPKTAQIRGSADPVKCFEKWKNKYMKGRDRVKQRRMQSKKPEWQLEREYIKSLVSRYGDINTTDVCKFSDFPISKKTLLGLQEAQYRQPTEIQRQTIGSALRGRDVLGAAKTGSGKTLAFLVPVLECLYRQQWSSMDGLGVLIISPTRELAYQTFEVLRKVGKNHEFSAGLVIGGKDLKSESERISGTNIVICTPGRLLQHMDETASFHASSLHMLVLDEADRILDMGFADTLNAIVDNLPKSRQTLLFSATQTRSVKDLARLSLKDPEFVWVHEKAKFSTPATLEQSYVVCELHHKVNMLYSFIRSHLKKKIIVFFACCKEVQYLFRAFCRLRPGTPILALHGKQQQMKRVEVYNNFVKKQSAVLFATDIAARGLDFPAVNWVLQFDCPEDADTYIHRVGRTARYKEGGEALLLLLPSEEKAMLAQLQEKKAPINQIQVNPEKVHSVQQKLEAFLAQEMEQKERAQRCFVSYLRSVYLMKNKQVFDIFQLPIRQYAQSLGLAVCPRVRFLSKAHAQKAENEDEEQSDEEEELQSFKVQLSNKMPCEVVEHDTEENVDESSKALHGDISEDEDDLRDLELLTVKRKDVFELSGHPECVEDTSQGPNNTRKETKFKKTKKLLKRKFQINTKITFNEEGEAVQLWPPVQQTVTAEDEEDNVLGINVAKARDRLRREDQEFDKQEYRRKVQAEHRNKRLKAKEARREASKRQRRSDEENVAYLACHSGGEFDSSILPDPDQLHSSEEEEEGYAKQEHICNEEPLAVTRKKGKQLNDEHTGLDTGLSLAEDEELVLHLLRGPK; translated from the exons atgaaagaaaaaaacaagagttcgagtagaaagaaaccaaaaaccGCTCAGATAAGAGGGAGCGCCGATCCAGTAAAATGCTTCGAGAAGTGGAAGAACAAGTACATGAAGGGGAGAGACCGTGTGAAACAAAGGAGAATGCAGAGCAAAAAACCCGAGTGGCAACTAGAAAGGGAGTACATCAAAAGTCTGGTGAGCAGATATGGTGACATAAACACGACGGACGTTTGTAAGTTTTCGGACTTTCCGATCTCGAAGAAGACCTTGTTGGGTCTACAGGAGGCTCAGTATCGCCAGCCCACAGAAATCCAGAGACAGACGATCGGCTCCGCTCTGCGTGGCAGAGATGTCCTTGGTGCTGCGAAGACTGGTTCCGGAAAAACTTTAGCCTTCCTCGTTCCGGTGCTTGAATGTCTGTATCGTCAGCAGTGGAGCTCAATGGACGGCCTCGGTGTCCTCATCATATCACCAACCAGAGAACTCGCCTATCAAACCTTCGAAGTTCTCCGCAAAGTAGGCAAAAATCACGAGTTTTCCGCAGGGCTCGTCATCGGGGGTAAGGACCTTAAGAGCGAGTCAGAGCGGATATCCGGCACCAACATTGTGATATGCACCCCGGGGCGGCTGCTGCAACACATGGACGAGACAGCCTCCTTCCATGCTAGCAGCTTGCACATGCTTGTCCTCGACGAGGCGGACCGCATCCTCGACATGGGCTTTGCAGACACGCTCAATGCCATAGTGGATAACCTGCCCAAGTCACGACAGACCCTGCTGTTTTCCGCCACACAGACCAGGAGTGTGAAAGATCTGGCCCGTCTTAGTCTCAAGGATCCAGAGTTTGTGTGGGTTCACGAGAAAGCCAAGTTCAGCACGCCGGCTACCTTGGAGCAGAGCTACGTGGTGTGTGAGTTGCACCACAAAGTGAACATGCTGTATTCCTTTATTAGAAGCCACCTGAAGAAGAAGATTATTGTGTTCTTTGCCTGTTGCAAAGAGGTTCAGTATCTGTTTCGAGCCTTCTGTCGTCTAAGACCTGGGACTCCCATCCTGGCGCTGCATGGAAAGCAGCAGCAAATGAAGAGGGTGGAGGTCTACAACAATTTTGTCAAAAAGCAGAGTGCAGTCCTATTTGCCACTGATATTGCTGCTAGAGGCCTGGACTTCCCTGCTGTCAATTGGGTGCTGCAGTTTGACTGTCCAGAGGACGCAGACACCTACATCCACAGGGTTGGCCGCACAGCTAGGTACAAGGAGGGTGGAGAAGCTCTGCTGCTCTTGCTCCCCTCTGAAGAGAAAGCCATGCTGGCCCAGCTGCAGGAGAAGAAGGCTCCCATCAATCAGATCCAA GTGAATCCAGAAAAAGTGCACAGTGTGCAGCAGAAGCTGGAGGCCTTCCTGGCCCAGGAGATGGAGCAGAAAGAAAGAGCCCAGAGGTGTTTTGTTTCTTACCTGCGCTCAGTCTATctcatgaaaaacaaacaagtctTTGACATCTTTCAGCTGCCGATTAGGCAGTATGCTCAGTCTCTGGGCCTTGCTGTTTGCCCTAGGGTGCGCTTCCTCAGTAAAGCCCATGCACAGAAAGCAGAgaatgaggatgaggagcagtctgatgaagaggaagaactCCAGAGCTTTAAGGTTCAGCTGAGTAACAAGATGCCCTGTGAAGTTGTTGAACACGACACAGAAGAAAATGTGGACGAGTCCTCAAAAGCACTTCATGGTGACATTagtgaagatgaagatgatctTCGGGACTTAGAACTGCTGACTGTCAAAAGAAAGGATGTCTTTGAGCTGTCGGGGCACCCAGAGTGTGTGGAGGACACTTCCCAAGGCCCAAATAACaccagaaaagaaacaaagttcaAAAAGACCAAAAAGCTCTTAAAGAGAAAATTCCAAATCAAtaccaaaattacttttaatgaaGAAGGAGAAGCTGTGCAGCTTTGGCCCCCAGTGCAGCAAACGGTAACTgctgaggatgaggaagatAATGTTTTAGGCATCAATGTGGCAAAGGCCAGAGACAGGCTTAGACGTGAAGACCAGGAGTTTGACAAGCAAGAGTACAGACGCAAGGTTCAAGCTGAACACAGAAATAAGAGGCTCAAGGCCAAAGAGGCCAGGAGGGAGGCAAGTAAGCGGCAACGAAGGTCTGATGAGGAAAATGTAGCATACTTGGCCTGTCACAGCGGGGGCGAGTTTGACTCCAGCATCTTACCAGATCCCGATCAGTTGCACTCatcagaagaagaggaggagggttATGCTAAACAAGAACACATCTGCAACGAGGAGCCTTTAGCGGTgacaagaaagaaaggaaagcagCTGAATGATGAGCATACTGGCCTGGACACTGGCCTTTCACTGGCTGAAGATGAAGAGCTGGTTTTACATCTGCTGCGTGGACCAAAGTAG